The Sphaerospermopsis torques-reginae ITEP-024 genome has a window encoding:
- the remA gene encoding extracellular matrix/biofilm regulator RemA, with protein sequence MDIQLINIGFGNIVSANRVVAIVSPESAPIKRIITDARDRGQLIDATYGRRTRAVIITDSSHVILSAIQPETVANRFVISREHQTADN encoded by the coding sequence ATGGATATTCAATTAATCAACATCGGTTTTGGCAACATTGTTTCCGCTAATCGAGTAGTTGCCATTGTCAGTCCAGAATCTGCCCCAATTAAGCGCATTATTACCGATGCCAGAGATAGAGGGCAACTGATAGATGCCACCTATGGTAGACGAACTAGGGCTGTCATTATCACTGATTCCAGTCATGTTATTTTATCAGCGATTCAGCCGGAAACGGTAGCAAATCGGTTTGTCATTTCCCGTGAGCATCAGACTGCCGATAACTAA
- a CDS encoding photosystem I reaction center protein subunit XI, which translates to MAQSVNASKNLPSDPRNRETVRAAGGNPQDGNLETPVNSSPLVKWFIGNLPAYRPGLNPFRRGLEVGMAHGYLLFGPFDKLGPLRDAANANLAGLLGSIGLVVILTACLSLYANSNPAPALPSVTVPNPPMDAFNSKENWNNFASAFLIGGIGGAVVAFFLTVNSGLIQGLIG; encoded by the coding sequence ATGGCACAATCAGTAAACGCATCCAAAAATCTCCCCAGTGATCCCAGAAATCGGGAAACTGTAAGAGCAGCTGGCGGTAATCCTCAAGATGGAAATTTGGAAACCCCAGTCAATTCTTCTCCCCTGGTTAAGTGGTTTATTGGTAACTTACCCGCTTATCGTCCTGGACTAAATCCTTTTAGACGTGGATTAGAAGTAGGCATGGCTCATGGTTACTTGCTCTTTGGACCTTTTGATAAATTAGGTCCCCTGCGGGATGCTGCTAACGCTAACTTAGCTGGTTTGTTGGGTAGTATCGGTTTGGTAGTAATTCTTACCGCTTGTCTATCCTTGTATGCTAACAGCAATCCTGCACCAGCACTTCCCAGTGTGACTGTACCTAATCCTCCAATGGATGCTTTTAACTCCAAAGAAAACTGGAACAACTTTGCCAGTGCTTTCTTAATCGGTGGTATTGGTGGCGCTGTAGTTGCTTTCTTTTTGACTGTCAACTCTGGACTGATCCAAGGTTTAATCGGTTAA
- the gmk gene encoding guanylate kinase, with protein MMQVLPIPSGATTPESPSLGKLIVLTGPSGVGKGTLMQKLLQLHPELYYSVSATTRSPRPGEINGQNYYFITRSQFEKLVAQGEFLEWAEFAGNYYGTPRAAVLEQIQSGKLVILEIELEGARQIRASYPNALSIFILPPSFSELEKRIRGRGQDSQEAIARRLNRAQEEIEAAAEFDLQIVNDDFETALNQIEAVLFG; from the coding sequence ATAATGCAAGTCTTACCCATACCTAGTGGTGCTACTACCCCAGAAAGTCCGTCTTTGGGCAAACTGATTGTTTTAACTGGTCCTAGTGGAGTTGGCAAAGGAACTTTGATGCAAAAGCTCCTCCAACTTCATCCAGAGCTTTATTATTCAGTATCTGCCACGACTCGTTCTCCCCGTCCAGGAGAAATTAATGGCCAAAATTATTACTTTATCACCCGCAGCCAGTTTGAAAAATTAGTTGCTCAAGGGGAATTTTTGGAATGGGCGGAATTTGCTGGTAACTATTACGGAACTCCCCGTGCAGCGGTGCTTGAGCAAATTCAGTCTGGTAAGTTGGTGATACTAGAAATTGAATTGGAAGGGGCAAGACAAATTAGGGCTTCCTACCCTAACGCACTGAGTATTTTTATACTACCGCCTTCATTTTCAGAACTAGAGAAACGGATAAGGGGAAGAGGACAAGATTCTCAAGAGGCGATCGCTCGTCGTCTAAATCGCGCCCAAGAGGAAATAGAAGCAGCAGCAGAATTTGATCTTCAAATTGTCAATGATGATTTTGAAACTGCTTTAAATCAAATTGAAGCTGTTTTATTTGGGTAA
- the psaJ gene encoding photosystem I reaction center subunit IX, whose protein sequence is MADKGEQSSYLIKFISTAPVAATIWLTITAGILIEFNRFFPDLLFHPLP, encoded by the coding sequence ATGGCTGACAAAGGCGAACAATCATCCTATTTGATTAAGTTCATTTCTACAGCACCTGTAGCCGCTACTATCTGGCTGACCATTACAGCGGGCATTTTGATCGAATTTAACCGCTTCTTCCCTGACCTACTTTTCCACCCTCTACCATAG
- a CDS encoding Photosystem I reaction center subunit III, producing the protein MRRLFALILAIGLWFNFAPSANALGANLVPCKDSPAFQELALNARNTTADPESGKKRFERYSQALCGPEGYPHLIVDGRLDRAGDFLIPSILFLYIAGWIGWVGRAYLQAIKKESDTEQKEIQIDLGLALPIIATGFAWPAAAIKEFLSGELTAKDSEITISPR; encoded by the coding sequence ATGAGACGATTGTTTGCTTTGATTTTAGCGATTGGTCTTTGGTTCAATTTTGCCCCCTCAGCTAATGCTCTGGGCGCTAACCTTGTTCCCTGTAAAGATTCTCCCGCTTTTCAAGAGCTTGCCCTAAATGCCCGTAATACCACCGCTGACCCTGAATCTGGTAAAAAGCGGTTTGAACGCTATTCTCAGGCTTTATGTGGTCCTGAAGGCTATCCTCACTTGATTGTTGATGGTCGCTTGGATCGGGCTGGAGACTTTTTAATCCCCAGCATTCTCTTTCTGTATATCGCTGGTTGGATCGGCTGGGTTGGCCGCGCTTACTTACAAGCGATTAAGAAAGAATCTGATACTGAGCAAAAAGAAATCCAAATCGATCTGGGTTTAGCACTACCCATCATTGCCACTGGGTTTGCTTGGCCTGCTGCTGCAATCAAAGAATTTCTCTCTGGTGAATTAACCGCTAAGGATTCAGAAATCACTATTTCTCCACGCTAA